The following proteins are co-located in the Bacteroidales bacterium genome:
- a CDS encoding family 43 glycosylhydrolase: MRTRLFILSVILVFVTLKGSGQQSDNMPKPEMYFGDTSRTGTPFSKDPHVIKFSGRYLMYYSIQPYKDKSNPVQGWGIGIAESSDLINWKKTGEITPAADYESKGLCAPCARVIDGKVHLFYQTYGNGKDDAICHAISSDGINFTRDATNPVFCPDGQWTCGRAIDAEVIKYKGNYFLYYATRDPDYKIQMQGVAISSGTSDFSRSSWKNLSTDKPMLQPELPWEKDCIEGASVIERNGKLYMFYAGAYNNAPQQVGVAVSKDGVKWKRLSDKPFLPNGKQGEWNSSESGHPHIFLDENGRTYLFFQGNNDKGKTWFISKTEVKWDKMGPYIQ, encoded by the coding sequence ATGCGAACAAGACTTTTTATTTTATCAGTAATTTTGGTTTTTGTCACCTTAAAAGGTTCAGGGCAACAGTCGGATAATATGCCTAAACCTGAAATGTATTTCGGTGATACTTCCAGAACCGGAACCCCGTTTTCAAAAGATCCTCACGTGATTAAATTTTCAGGAAGGTACCTGATGTATTATTCAATACAGCCGTATAAGGATAAATCAAATCCAGTGCAGGGATGGGGGATCGGAATAGCAGAAAGCAGTGATCTGATTAACTGGAAAAAGACCGGTGAAATAACTCCTGCTGCAGATTATGAAAGCAAAGGTTTATGTGCACCCTGTGCCAGGGTTATTGACGGGAAGGTTCATCTTTTTTACCAGACATATGGTAATGGTAAAGATGATGCAATATGTCATGCTATCTCCTCTGACGGAATAAACTTCACCCGCGATGCCACCAATCCGGTCTTTTGTCCTGATGGACAATGGACATGCGGCAGGGCTATCGATGCAGAAGTAATTAAGTATAAAGGAAATTACTTTCTCTATTACGCTACACGCGATCCGGATTATAAGATCCAGATGCAGGGTGTTGCCATTTCTTCCGGGACAAGTGATTTCAGCAGAAGCAGCTGGAAAAATCTTTCAACAGACAAACCAATGCTTCAGCCTGAGCTTCCGTGGGAGAAAGATTGCATTGAGGGAGCCTCAGTTATAGAAAGAAACGGAAAACTCTATATGTTCTATGCCGGTGCCTATAACAATGCTCCTCAGCAGGTTGGAGTTGCAGTAAGCAAGGATGGAGTAAAATGGAAGCGCCTGTCTGATAAGCCTTTCCTTCCCAATGGAAAGCAGGGAGAATGGAATTCAAGCGAGTCGGGCCATCCTCATATTTTTCTCGATGAAAACGGAAGAACCTACCTGTTTTTTCAGGGGAACAATGACAAAGGGAAGACCTGGTTTATTTCAAAGACTGAGGTAAAATGGGATAAAATGGGCCCTTATATTCAATAA
- the deoC gene encoding deoxyribose-phosphate aldolase: protein MIKVHELAKMIDHSILNPVMTDDDLIRECAVAKRYNVASVCVKPYAVKTAVSLLKGSDVLVGCVVGFPHGNSSTRVKIFEAEQACNDGATEIDMVINIGKALGGDWEYVEKEIKAITDTCHRNRAIVKVIFETDYVKKEEDKIKLCEICTRAGADFVKTSTGYGFVKQPNGDYNYKGATIEDIKLMRKHSGSKVQVKCAGGVRTLDDLLKMKEAGASRSGATATEAMLNEARNRFKD, encoded by the coding sequence ATGATAAAAGTACATGAACTGGCGAAGATGATAGACCATTCTATCCTTAATCCGGTAATGACAGATGATGATCTGATAAGGGAATGCGCAGTAGCTAAGAGATACAATGTGGCATCGGTATGTGTTAAACCCTATGCGGTTAAAACTGCTGTCAGTCTGCTTAAAGGATCTGATGTCCTTGTAGGCTGTGTAGTCGGATTTCCTCATGGGAACAGTTCGACCAGGGTAAAGATATTTGAGGCAGAACAGGCTTGCAATGACGGTGCAACAGAAATTGACATGGTGATCAATATTGGAAAAGCTCTCGGAGGTGACTGGGAATACGTTGAGAAAGAGATTAAAGCAATAACTGATACCTGCCACAGGAACAGAGCTATTGTTAAGGTGATATTTGAGACCGATTATGTAAAAAAGGAAGAGGATAAAATTAAACTGTGTGAGATATGCACAAGGGCTGGGGCAGATTTCGTAAAGACATCAACCGGATATGGGTTTGTAAAACAACCAAACGGAGACTACAACTACAAAGGTGCTACAATTGAAGATATTAAACTGATGAGGAAGCATTCAGGATCAAAAGTACAGGTGAAATGCGCCGGTGGTGTGAGAACTCTGGATGATCTTTTGAAAATGAAGGAAGCAGGAGCTTCGCGATCAGGGGCTACAGCCACGGAGGCTATGCTTAATGAGGCCAGGAATCGTTTTAAAGATTGA
- a CDS encoding neutral/alkaline non-lysosomal ceramidase N-terminal domain-containing protein has product MLYRFSSGRLLFWLMPLLIFTSCSVVKTPYFKTDYYKQTVSRLDSLKPGIINVNDTLYAGFARISITPDLSKKYDRKKEAKQNIIPLAGYGNRRGKPAEGIHDSIFVKAVALKTGNQTLVLVSGDILIMPPNIIDEAVIELSEEGIRRDQLFFAATHSHSSIGGWGYGLMAKAFAGKENKNLEKWLISQIRAAVINAMADLMPAKLGSGSFNASPFTRNRLTGNQETINKDFSFIVIEQFGGRKAVIGSFSSHATTLGRTNMLISGDYPGYWQRKIEASYADIALFCAGSTGSQSPVGKGDEFDNAKYIGESLADSVLVHLKSIRMIEKSTVSSLSLKLNLPEYHIRLTTNKNITSGLSNRLMPLPKNVYLQTLSLNNLMWVFTPGDFSGESALIIKKLLAGKNYEAIISGYNGSYIGYIMPGKYFYLDHYESKLMGWFGPTMGDYAMELIERMNDSIIEYKGPFYPILPQSLK; this is encoded by the coding sequence ATGCTATACCGATTCTCTTCAGGACGACTTCTTTTCTGGCTTATGCCTTTACTCATTTTCACCAGCTGCTCAGTTGTTAAAACTCCATATTTTAAAACAGATTACTATAAACAAACAGTATCACGTCTCGATAGTCTGAAACCGGGAATAATAAATGTAAATGATACACTTTATGCAGGTTTTGCACGGATCAGTATAACTCCTGACCTGAGTAAGAAGTATGACAGGAAGAAAGAGGCAAAACAGAATATAATACCGCTGGCAGGATACGGAAACCGGCGTGGAAAACCTGCAGAGGGCATTCACGATAGTATCTTTGTCAAAGCCGTTGCATTAAAGACAGGGAATCAGACACTTGTTCTTGTAAGTGGCGATATCCTTATTATGCCGCCCAATATAATTGATGAAGCTGTAATAGAATTATCTGAAGAAGGAATAAGGAGGGATCAGCTTTTTTTTGCCGCTACCCACTCCCACTCAAGCATTGGCGGATGGGGCTACGGTCTCATGGCTAAAGCCTTTGCCGGAAAAGAAAACAAGAATCTGGAGAAATGGCTCATCAGCCAGATCAGGGCTGCCGTAATTAATGCTATGGCTGACCTCATGCCGGCAAAACTTGGATCGGGAAGTTTTAATGCTTCACCATTCACCAGAAACAGACTGACAGGTAACCAGGAGACTATAAATAAAGATTTTAGTTTCATTGTTATAGAACAATTCGGGGGAAGAAAAGCAGTAATAGGATCATTCTCTTCTCATGCCACAACACTTGGAAGAACAAACATGCTGATCAGCGGAGACTATCCGGGATACTGGCAAAGAAAAATAGAAGCCTCATACGCTGATATTGCCTTATTCTGCGCCGGATCAACCGGAAGCCAGAGTCCTGTTGGAAAAGGAGATGAGTTTGATAATGCAAAATATATTGGAGAATCGCTGGCTGACAGCGTCTTAGTGCACTTGAAAAGTATCAGAATGATTGAAAAATCAACAGTTTCTTCACTTTCACTCAAACTTAATCTGCCCGAATACCATATCAGACTTACAACAAACAAAAATATAACATCAGGACTCAGCAACAGGTTAATGCCTCTGCCGAAGAATGTTTACCTCCAGACATTAAGCCTCAACAATTTAATGTGGGTTTTCACACCGGGTGACTTCAGCGGGGAATCTGCCCTAATAATTAAGAAACTGCTTGCAGGCAAGAATTATGAAGCAATAATCTCAGGGTACAATGGCAGTTATATCGGGTATATTATGCCGGGAAAATATTTCTATCTCGATCATTATGAATCGAAACTTATGGGTTGGTTCGGTCCGACAATGGGCGATTATGCAATGGAATTGATTGAAAGAATGAATGATTCAATTATTGAATATAAGGGCCCATTTTATCCCATTTTACCTCAGTCTTTGAAATAA
- a CDS encoding right-handed parallel beta-helix repeat-containing protein, with the protein MKTQLTVRLIIVMILVSHYSAFAQIIYLSPTGNDSNPGTVDKPLATLTAARDKARELRKNSQVSQPIEIIAREGEYFMVEPLFLNPADGGTPASPVIYRAEAGKKAIFRGAAELKGWEKVNDKLWKAFVPQVAFYNSYFEQLYVNGKRATRARTPNAGVNFVKKVTETVLEKGGGRSPELAVQKIELDSLDAKCFQTFSKQDYNDALIVFYHNWDNTRKRITGYTRQNSSVYTVGEGMKPWNPINSKSRWFAENFRSALDAPGEWFLDRSGYIYYIPDEGETISNTTFYAPVLKEFISIQGDPLTGKKTGDIRFENLVFQIAGYLTPADGNEPAQAAAPIDAVVTLDFAENISFRNCEIAHTGTYAFWIRRACSNCSVNQTYMHDLGAGGVKIGETIIRPDISEITNNITVDNNIIRDAGHVFPCAVGIILFNASDCKLTHNEIANLRYSGISAGWVWGYATSPSKRNTIEFNHIHHLGWGELCDMGGVYTLGASEGTTVSNNVVHHIYSFDYGGWGLYTDEGSYGIVEENNLVYECKNSGFHQHYGKENIIRNNIFAMNIRGQLQATRVEEHRSITFTNNIVYFDKGSLHVNNWSKFNLLTDYNCYWDTRTKDIRFTDKSFSEWQKTGKDTHSVIADPLFVNPGAFDFHFKNQSVIKKIKFVPFDYSKAGVYGSEDWKKLAVFDPSLALMFDERVQSLESKK; encoded by the coding sequence ATGAAAACTCAATTGACTGTCCGATTGATAATTGTTATGATTTTAGTAAGTCATTATTCTGCTTTTGCACAGATTATTTATCTCTCTCCAACAGGAAATGACAGCAATCCGGGAACTGTTGATAAACCACTGGCCACACTTACTGCTGCCCGCGACAAAGCCCGGGAATTAAGAAAGAATTCTCAGGTCAGCCAGCCAATTGAGATTATTGCCAGGGAGGGCGAATACTTTATGGTCGAGCCTCTTTTTCTCAATCCTGCTGATGGAGGTACTCCTGCGTCGCCGGTTATTTACAGGGCCGAGGCAGGGAAAAAAGCTATATTCAGGGGAGCTGCGGAGCTTAAGGGATGGGAGAAAGTAAATGATAAGCTCTGGAAGGCCTTTGTTCCACAGGTTGCATTTTATAATTCGTATTTCGAACAGCTTTATGTAAATGGTAAGCGTGCAACACGTGCAAGGACTCCAAATGCCGGAGTTAATTTTGTTAAGAAAGTTACTGAGACGGTACTCGAAAAGGGCGGAGGAAGATCCCCTGAACTTGCAGTTCAGAAAATTGAACTTGACAGTTTAGACGCTAAGTGCTTTCAGACCTTTTCGAAGCAGGATTACAATGATGCCTTAATTGTGTTCTATCATAACTGGGATAATACCCGGAAACGGATTACCGGATATACAAGGCAGAATTCTTCAGTCTATACGGTCGGAGAAGGGATGAAGCCATGGAATCCGATAAATAGTAAATCGAGGTGGTTTGCTGAAAACTTCAGAAGTGCCCTTGATGCTCCGGGTGAATGGTTTCTCGACAGATCGGGATACATATATTATATTCCTGATGAGGGGGAAACTATTTCAAATACAACATTTTATGCTCCGGTGCTTAAGGAGTTTATTTCAATTCAGGGAGATCCTCTTACAGGAAAGAAAACGGGAGATATTAGATTTGAAAATCTTGTTTTCCAGATTGCTGGTTATCTGACTCCGGCCGATGGAAATGAGCCGGCTCAGGCTGCTGCTCCTATAGATGCAGTTGTTACCCTTGATTTTGCAGAAAATATAAGTTTTAGGAATTGTGAGATAGCTCATACCGGTACTTATGCTTTCTGGATTCGGAGAGCCTGCAGCAACTGTTCTGTTAATCAGACTTATATGCACGACCTTGGGGCCGGCGGTGTGAAAATCGGAGAGACAATAATCCGGCCTGATATAAGTGAAATCACAAACAATATCACAGTTGACAATAATATAATCAGGGATGCCGGTCATGTTTTTCCCTGTGCTGTCGGTATAATTCTTTTTAATGCCAGCGACTGCAAACTGACTCATAATGAGATAGCAAATCTAAGGTATTCGGGTATTTCAGCCGGATGGGTCTGGGGATATGCAACAAGCCCCTCGAAGAGAAATACTATCGAATTCAATCATATACATCATCTGGGGTGGGGCGAGTTATGTGATATGGGTGGCGTATACACCCTTGGTGCTTCAGAAGGTACCACCGTTTCAAATAATGTTGTCCATCATATCTATTCATTCGATTACGGAGGCTGGGGACTTTATACCGACGAGGGATCATATGGTATAGTTGAGGAGAATAACCTCGTTTACGAGTGCAAAAATTCAGGTTTCCATCAGCATTACGGAAAGGAGAATATAATCAGGAACAATATTTTTGCAATGAATATCAGAGGGCAGCTTCAGGCAACACGGGTAGAGGAGCACAGGTCGATAACATTTACAAATAATATTGTCTATTTTGATAAAGGTTCACTTCACGTTAATAACTGGTCAAAATTTAATCTGTTAACTGACTACAACTGCTATTGGGATACACGAACAAAAGATATCAGGTTCACAGACAAATCATTCTCTGAATGGCAGAAAACAGGAAAAGATACACATTCAGTTATAGCCGATCCCCTGTTTGTAAATCCTGGCGCCTTTGATTTTCATTTCAAAAACCAATCTGTGATAAAAAAGATAAAATTTGTACCTTTCGATTATTCGAAAGCAGGGGTATATGGTTCTGAAGACTGGAAAAAACTTGCAGTTTTTGATCCGTCGCTGGCACTGATGTTTGATGAGAGAGTACAGAGTCTGGAATCCAAAAAATGA
- a CDS encoding aldo/keto reductase, translated as MATKNQMNRRKFVRTTIMAAAATAVLPALTSGCSKAPVPMKRKFGKLEFEVTTLGLGGQASLQWTPDDVDPVQIILKAFDLGINYFDTSNLYGPSQVNFGKAFTKLNLIPGQPGYDDNLRKSIFLTTKTHLRYARGNGEVQGVNNWTNGEQGTHTIDDLHRSLSQMFGDGKGNYPEGAYLDMVLFHNLNTREEVDAIYEGLENTDPAAERIGALAALRDYRDGTNLTGLNPKNEKLLRHIGFSGHFDPSVNMYMIQRDKTNLLDAMLVAINANDKLMFNMQHNVIPLAMAKNMGIIGMKVFADGAMYTKPATWSNTKEHVVRSVGDANLPSKPLIQYALTTPGVHLVIIGIGQVSDAKEKCQLTNNLEASQILPDGLNESERTAIEEMAKKSKNGMTNYFQTPALALTAPRDVFVVGSSADNVRDVKIGFSTAYAFDAPLSRYEIWRDGSKVQELPFTPQLTTDPIIWTDSVNDKNQHKYIVKVVDGKGRVAESSEVVTA; from the coding sequence ATGGCAACAAAAAACCAAATGAACCGTAGGAAATTTGTAAGAACTACAATTATGGCAGCTGCAGCAACTGCAGTTCTCCCGGCTCTGACATCAGGATGTTCCAAAGCTCCTGTGCCGATGAAGCGTAAATTTGGTAAACTGGAATTCGAGGTCACTACTCTGGGACTTGGCGGTCAGGCATCGCTTCAGTGGACTCCCGACGATGTTGATCCGGTACAGATTATCCTGAAAGCATTTGATCTTGGAATTAACTATTTTGATACTTCAAATCTGTATGGCCCGAGTCAGGTCAATTTTGGCAAGGCATTCACGAAACTGAATCTTATTCCGGGACAGCCGGGTTACGATGATAATCTGAGAAAATCAATATTTCTTACCACAAAGACGCACCTGCGTTATGCCAGGGGAAATGGCGAAGTTCAGGGTGTAAATAACTGGACAAATGGTGAGCAGGGAACTCATACAATCGATGACCTTCATCGTTCTCTTTCACAAATGTTCGGCGATGGAAAGGGAAATTATCCAGAAGGGGCATATTTAGACATGGTTCTCTTTCATAACCTTAATACAAGAGAAGAGGTAGATGCCATCTATGAAGGATTGGAAAACACCGATCCTGCTGCTGAGCGGATTGGTGCTCTGGCTGCTCTTCGTGATTACAGGGACGGAACCAATCTGACAGGATTGAATCCAAAGAATGAAAAACTGCTGAGACATATCGGATTCTCAGGCCATTTTGATCCTTCTGTAAATATGTACATGATTCAGCGTGACAAGACCAATCTGCTTGATGCTATGCTTGTTGCGATTAATGCAAACGATAAGCTGATGTTTAATATGCAGCATAATGTAATTCCTCTTGCAATGGCAAAAAATATGGGAATAATTGGCATGAAGGTATTCGCCGACGGTGCCATGTACACAAAACCTGCTACCTGGTCGAATACCAAAGAACATGTTGTGAGAAGTGTTGGTGATGCAAACCTCCCAAGTAAGCCGCTTATTCAGTATGCCCTCACTACCCCCGGAGTGCACCTTGTTATTATCGGCATCGGACAGGTAAGTGATGCAAAAGAGAAGTGCCAGTTGACAAACAATCTTGAGGCGTCTCAGATATTACCCGACGGACTTAATGAATCAGAAAGAACAGCTATCGAGGAGATGGCAAAGAAGAGCAAGAATGGAATGACAAATTACTTTCAGACTCCTGCACTGGCACTCACTGCCCCCAGGGATGTTTTTGTAGTTGGTTCATCTGCTGACAATGTCAGAGATGTTAAGATTGGTTTCAGTACCGCATATGCATTTGATGCTCCATTAAGCAGGTATGAGATCTGGCGCGACGGTAGTAAAGTACAAGAGCTTCCGTTTACCCCTCAGCTTACTACAGATCCTATCATCTGGACGGATTCTGTAAATGATAAAAACCAACATAAATATATTGTGAAAGTCGTTGACGGGAAGGGAAGAGTAGCTGAATCATCTGAGGTTGTAACTGCCTGA
- a CDS encoding PAS domain S-box protein, translated as MKEIVYRSIISQASFGYSYNELLAATDNNPADYKIIDVNPAFTELTGINPEKITGRNASDLFSSKENPLLKNVELFRKVAMTGASDSIEYFSESLKKWYNVHLVSYEAGYFIMLFDDITCLKHLKSELDKSGTLIAENERLSQMSKTIAESELSYRSIFDHATDAIYILDRDSTFLDVNPAATMMYGYKRDELVGKKPDSVSAPGRNDLKQTSEYVTKAFEGKTQRFEFWGWRKNGEEFPKEIILNKGMFFGKEVVFAMARDITERYKVIEALKESEDKYRSLTDQLPVGVYRTTIDGQFIYSNPALVKILNYDSVDELLQINVRQLYQNPVEREAQIRASQNSAGLIQSELILRRKTGELIWVRDNSRLVCDKNGIPYCFDGIIQDITENKRSENAVKASEANIVAIIENSLESIWSIDRNYNIQYVNEVFASAFKQTFGVRLDKGVNILDSLPANLRGLWKERYDRAFKNEHFLFEDRIDMEDLVVFIEVSMNPIVIDNEVVGASFYGRDVTEKKLAQIQLQYQADLRKVLVELSADFINLPIKDIKSAINESLIKIGKFVGADRAYVFDYDFLKNTGTNTFEWCNDGITPQIDNNQELDIDLYADWVEHHRKGELVNIPDANLLEESPLKQLLREQEIVSLLTIPLMSEGACIGFVGFDSVIKKHIYNDYEKQLLQVYAQTLVNVKSRLEKEQKLISAKEKAEESDRLKSSFLANMSHEIRTPMNGIIGFLELLREPDLSEENKAAYINIVTQSGHRLLETINDIVEISKIEAGELKINISPVNISELMGYYHGFFRQQTDQKGLTFIISNQLPDDIVSFQTDRNKLESIITNLIKNAVKFTSSGSVEFGCFVKADDLVFYVKDTGIGIPSDQIDAIFDRFIQVDHSVTRPQEGSGLGLSIVKAYIEMLGGRIWVDSVHGRGSTFSFSVPFIPEAESKPVDKTRNHLLEGIDRKATILIVEDDFSSSLYLEKLLSDDRVTILHCINGSDAIKVVRENPDISIVLMDIRLPGMSGLEATQQIREFNKVIPIIAQTAYSLSGDREIAINAGCTDYISKPVNRNELHRLINKYTGKNGVSLMK; from the coding sequence ATGAAAGAAATCGTTTACAGATCGATTATTAGTCAGGCATCATTCGGTTATTCCTATAATGAATTATTAGCTGCCACTGATAATAACCCGGCAGATTATAAGATTATTGATGTCAATCCGGCATTTACGGAGCTTACAGGCATAAATCCGGAAAAAATTACAGGAAGAAATGCTTCCGATCTTTTCAGTTCAAAAGAAAATCCATTATTAAAAAATGTGGAACTTTTTAGGAAGGTAGCCATGACCGGAGCTTCCGATAGTATTGAATATTTTTCTGAATCACTGAAAAAATGGTACAACGTACATCTGGTATCATATGAAGCAGGTTATTTTATAATGCTCTTTGATGATATTACTTGTCTGAAGCATCTGAAGAGTGAGCTTGATAAAAGCGGTACTCTTATAGCCGAAAATGAACGTCTTTCGCAGATGAGCAAGACAATTGCTGAAAGCGAATTAAGTTACAGGAGTATCTTTGATCATGCTACCGATGCCATATACATTCTTGACAGAGACAGTACTTTCCTTGATGTGAATCCTGCTGCTACTATGATGTACGGTTACAAAAGGGATGAACTGGTAGGCAAGAAACCTGATTCAGTTTCCGCCCCCGGGAGAAACGATTTAAAACAGACATCAGAGTATGTTACAAAGGCTTTTGAAGGGAAGACACAAAGATTTGAATTCTGGGGCTGGCGCAAAAACGGAGAAGAATTTCCAAAGGAGATTATTCTGAATAAGGGAATGTTTTTTGGCAAAGAGGTGGTTTTTGCAATGGCGAGGGATATCACTGAGAGATATAAGGTAATTGAAGCGCTTAAGGAAAGTGAGGATAAGTACAGATCGTTGACAGATCAGTTGCCGGTAGGAGTTTACAGGACCACTATTGATGGCCAGTTCATATATTCAAATCCAGCTCTTGTAAAGATCTTAAATTACGATTCTGTAGATGAACTTCTGCAAATAAATGTCAGACAACTTTATCAGAACCCTGTAGAAAGGGAAGCTCAGATCAGGGCTTCTCAGAATTCAGCAGGGCTTATTCAGAGTGAGTTAATTCTCAGAAGAAAAACCGGAGAATTAATCTGGGTAAGGGATAACAGCCGGCTGGTTTGTGATAAAAATGGGATTCCATATTGTTTCGATGGCATAATTCAGGATATTACAGAGAATAAAAGATCAGAGAATGCGGTAAAAGCCAGTGAAGCTAATATTGTAGCCATAATAGAAAATAGTCTGGAAAGTATCTGGTCGATTGACAGGAATTATAATATTCAATATGTAAATGAAGTATTCGCAAGTGCATTTAAACAGACATTTGGTGTCAGGCTTGACAAGGGTGTAAATATTCTTGATTCCCTCCCCGCGAACCTCCGGGGCCTTTGGAAAGAAAGATACGACAGGGCATTTAAAAACGAGCATTTCCTTTTTGAAGACAGGATAGACATGGAGGATCTTGTAGTCTTTATTGAAGTCTCCATGAATCCAATTGTTATAGATAATGAGGTTGTTGGGGCATCTTTCTATGGGAGGGATGTGACTGAGAAAAAACTGGCCCAGATTCAGCTTCAGTACCAGGCTGATCTGAGAAAAGTGCTTGTTGAACTGTCGGCTGATTTTATAAACCTCCCGATAAAGGACATTAAATCGGCTATTAATGAATCTCTTATTAAGATTGGTAAGTTTGTCGGGGCTGACAGAGCTTATGTCTTTGATTATGACTTTTTAAAGAATACCGGAACTAACACTTTTGAATGGTGTAACGACGGAATAACTCCTCAGATTGATAACAATCAGGAACTGGATATAGACCTGTATGCAGATTGGGTGGAACATCACCGGAAAGGTGAACTGGTAAATATTCCTGATGCTAATCTATTGGAAGAATCTCCTTTAAAGCAATTACTCCGTGAACAGGAAATAGTGAGTCTTCTCACAATCCCTCTGATGAGTGAGGGCGCTTGTATTGGATTCGTCGGATTCGATTCTGTCATTAAGAAGCACATTTATAATGATTACGAAAAGCAGCTGCTTCAGGTTTATGCCCAGACTCTTGTTAATGTTAAATCGCGGCTTGAAAAAGAACAGAAGCTGATAAGCGCCAAGGAAAAGGCTGAGGAAAGCGACCGTCTGAAGTCCTCATTCCTCGCTAATATGAGTCATGAAATACGTACACCAATGAATGGGATAATAGGATTCCTTGAACTTCTCAGGGAACCAGACCTTTCAGAGGAGAACAAAGCTGCTTATATAAATATTGTAACTCAAAGCGGTCACAGACTTCTTGAAACCATTAATGACATTGTTGAGATTTCAAAAATTGAAGCCGGTGAGCTAAAAATAAATATCTCACCTGTAAATATCTCAGAACTGATGGGCTATTATCATGGTTTCTTCAGACAACAAACAGATCAGAAAGGATTGACTTTTATTATTTCCAATCAGCTGCCTGATGATATAGTAAGCTTTCAGACCGACAGAAATAAACTTGAGAGTATAATTACAAACCTTATAAAAAATGCTGTAAAATTCACATCATCAGGATCTGTTGAATTTGGATGCTTTGTTAAAGCTGATGATCTGGTATTTTATGTAAAAGACACAGGTATTGGCATCCCTTCTGATCAGATTGATGCAATCTTTGACAGGTTTATTCAGGTCGACCATTCGGTTACCCGTCCACAGGAGGGATCGGGACTGGGGTTGTCCATCGTAAAAGCATATATTGAGATGCTTGGTGGCAGAATCTGGGTAGATTCAGTTCATGGCAGGGGAAGTACTTTTTCATTCTCCGTTCCTTTCATCCCTGAAGCAGAATCAAAACCTGTTGATAAAACCAGAAACCATTTGCTGGAAGGTATTGATCGCAAGGCAACGATCCTGATTGTAGAAGATGATTTTTCCAGCTCCCTCTATCTTGAAAAACTCCTCTCGGATGACAGGGTTACAATACTACATTGTATTAATGGTTCCGATGCAATAAAGGTCGTCAGGGAGAATCCTGATATCTCAATAGTTCTGATGGATATCAGGCTGCCGGGAATGTCAGGACTTGAAGCAACTCAGCAGATAAGAGAGTTTAATAAGGTCATACCGATTATAGCTCAAACGGCCTATTCTCTTTCAGGTGACAGGGAAATAGCTATAAATGCAGGATGCACTGATTATATATCCAAACCGGTTAACAGAAATGAATTGCACAGGTTGATTAACAAGTACACCGGCAAAAATGGTGTAAGTTTGATGAAGTAG